The following coding sequences lie in one Apium graveolens cultivar Ventura chromosome 3, ASM990537v1, whole genome shotgun sequence genomic window:
- the LOC141711319 gene encoding glucan endo-1,3-beta-glucosidase 13-like: MDRTISLIFLSFLLISSTTFSDGGSVGVNYGRIANNLPSAPKVTTLLKTHGLTRVKLYDSDPTILKSLSNTNIKVTIDLPNELLSSAAKSQSFATSWVKQNVVSYHPSTQIESIAVGNEVFVDPKNTTRFLLPAMQNVHNALVKYNLDKFIKVSSPIALSALQNSYPSSSGSFKPELIGSVIRPMLEFLRKTGSDLMVNAYPFFAYESNSDVIPLDYALFRPNPGMVDAGNGLRYFSLFDAQIDAVFAAMTALKYDDVNIIVTETGWPSKGDENEIGASIENAASYNGNLVRRVLTGGGTPLRPKADLTVYLFALFNENQKFGPTSERNYGLFYPDEKNVYKIPFTVEGLKSYRASRSPVNKREVSVSAHTWCVANKDAGKDKLQGGLDYACGEGGADCHPIQPGSTCYDPNTLEAHASFAFNSYYQKKGRVGGTCYFGGAGFVVTQPPRFGKCEFPTGY; the protein is encoded by the exons ATGGACCGTACAATCTCCCTCATCTTCCTCTCATTTCTCCTCATTTCCTCAACCACATTCTCAG ATGGAGGATCAGTAGGAGTAAACTACGGCCGAATAGCAAACAACCTCCCCAGCGCCCCAAAAGTAACCACCCTCCTCAAAACCCACGGCCTCACCCGGGTCAAACTTTACGACTCCGACCCGACTATCCTCAAATCCCTCTCCAACACCAACATTAAAGTCACCATTGACCTCCCCAACGAACTCCTCTCCTCCGCCGCCAAATCTCAATCCTTTGCCACGTCATGGGTCAAACAAAACGTCGTTTCTTACCACCCTTCTACTCAAATCGAATCCATTGCTGTCGGAAACGAAGTCTTTGTCGACCCGAAAAACACGACCCGGTTTTTATTACCCGCCATGCAAAATGTCCATAATGCCCTTGTCAAATATAATCTTGACAAGTTTATTAAAGTCTCTTCTCCCATAGCTCTCTCAGCTTTACAAAACTCCTACCCATCCTCATCCGGGTCATTCAAACCCGAACTAATCGGGTCGGTTATCCGACCCATGCTTGAGTTTCTCCGCAAAACCGGGTCGGATCTCATGGTCAACGCATACCCGTTTTTCGCGTACGAGTCAAACTCTGACGTCATCCCGTTAGACTACGCGCTTTTCCGTCCAAACCCAGGAATGGTCGACGCCGGTAACGGCCTCCGTTACTTCAGCCTCTTCGACGCGCAAATCGACGCCGTGTTCGCCGCCATGACGGCGTTAAAATATGACGACGTTAACATCATAGTAACGGAGACAGGATGGCCGTCAAAAGGCGACGAGAACGAAATTGGCGCGAGTATCGAGAACGCCGCTAGCTATAACGGAAACCTAGTCCGACGTGTTCTAACTGGCGGTGGGACCCCCTTGAGACCAAAAGCAGATCTGACCGTTTATTTATTCGCTTTATTCAACGAAAACCAAAAGTTCGGGCCCACATCGGAGCGAAACTACGGGCTTTTTTACCCGGATGAAAAAAATGTGTACAAAATACCTTTTACCGTGGAGGGGTTAAAAAGTTACCGGGCCAGCCGGTCACCGGTAAACAAGAGAGAGGTGAGTGTGAGTGCACATACGTGGTGTGTAGCGAATAAGGATGCGGGGAAAGATAAGCTGCAGGGAGGTCTAGATTATGCTTGTGGTGAGGGCGGGGCTGATTGCCATCCGATTCAACCGGGGTCCACTTGCTATGATCCTAACACGCTGGAGGCGCATGCTTCGTTTGCGTTTAATAGTTATTATCAGAAGAAAGGGCGTGTGGGGGGGACTTGTTATTTTGGTGGTGCTGGTTTTGTTGTCACACAACCTCCTA GGTTTGGCAAGTGTGAATTTCCAACTGGTTACTAA
- the LOC141711317 gene encoding uncharacterized protein LOC141711317, producing the protein MSMGKCSCSVSPLTTLQIGDLQSYLSHLNLFLAPESKKFYILVDNRPWLEDLVSRPAHIWQLMVTKSRLSPFANTRKKKERRDIGNLFEVKGTSKLNTSKSRNLKKWFSVIDAASLSKKRALLPVKKLRTSLILNSKLHRTLYGFIVFEVAWSDVRGINYLNELQTDTSLAIEAKFMSRWEFDSIAQAAKCIPSWFSGTPTERAFLKEHLESAIGDVFYDAKDFFARTVNVDDEGDETPCSPCSSFSVYPSTVEIKSGFTPRTLPPEDGPYKRRRIMSSIDSGTRMDTCSEEDDEDFASPILSHVRYASDCEEAIEDTQYRDVLILFRFNDHDLPFKLKEIITSDLRLLTLLESGLPSWVIFLQSYPVFCKFYRPWMCPLVRALYVLISIVTVLIGFYDLYKNVPVLKATASRICGPLLDWIDTWEMVSRIKYLGTMLFLQNSQKAIEWLLTTSRTIRTFFRVLTQPVAGPIVVLWELLVPFWDTFIQIAENFGTIIWIAVESSFGLLENLAETVLLPLWFVLSLLWNIVASLLYPVFWIIWEILYAPLRLVLGICNLIVFISSNVYDLIGDIWFFISSIFQLASAADATVNTEVSLWRTLWNDLFSQVFRAVRSILNGFVAFFTACNRHRLSIYNHVLELIQRLSQRRHRFQPTDDEQRVQKSESTNFVKDKGRSPHRTKQR; encoded by the exons ATGTCCATGGGAAAGTGCAGCTGCTCTGTTTCTCCCTTGACCACTCTCCAAATTgg GGACTTGCAGTCCTATCTTTCACATCTTAACCTTTTTCTAGCTCCTGAAAGTAAGAAATTCTATATCTTGGTGGACAACCGCCCATGGTTGGAAGACCTTGTCTCCCGTCCTGCACACATATGGCAACTGATGGTCACTAAG TCTAGGTTGTCCCCCTTTGCGAACACTAGGAAAAAGAAGGAGAGAAGAGATATCGGAAATTTGTTCGAGGTGAAGGGTACTTCCAAACTAAATACCAGCAAATCTAGAAACTTAAAAAAATGGTTCTCAGTTATTGATGCTGCTTCCTTATCTAAGAAAAGAGCCTTGTTGCCTGTGAAGAAATTGAGAACCTCTCTAATTTTAAATAGCAAGTTGCATAGGACCTTGTATGGTTTCATTGTCTTTGAAGTTGCGTGGTCTGATGTTCGTGGTATCAACTACTTAAATGAACTTCAG ACTGATACATCTTTGGCTATTGAGGCCAAGTTCATGTCAAGATGGGAATTCGACAGTATAGCACAAGCTGCTAAATGCATACCTTCATGGTTCTCAGGGACTCCTACAGAGAGGGCGTTTTTGAAAGAGCATCTAGAGAGTGCAATAG GAGATGTCTTCTACGATGCTAAAGATTTTTTCGCGCGGACCGTAAATGTAGATGATGAAGGAGATGAAACACCATGCTCACCTTGTAGCAGCTTCAGTGTATATCCATCAACTGTGGAGATTAAATCAGGTTTTACACCACGCACACTACCTCCCGAGGATGGGCCTTACAAAAGACGAAGGATCATGAGCTCCATTGATTCTGGAACTAGAATGGATACATGTTcggaagaagatgatgaagattTTGCTTCACCTATACTTTCCCATGTCCGTTATGCAAGTGATTGTGAAGAAGCTATTGAAGATACCCAGTACAGGGATGTTTTAATTTTATTTCGGTTTAATGACCACGACCTTCCATTTAAATTGAAGGAAATAATCACTTCTGATTTGCGACTACTTACTTTATTGGAGTCGGGCCTTCCTTCGTGGGTCATATTTCTTCAGTCGTACCCAGTATTTTGCAAATTTTATCGTCCATGGATGTGTCCTCTAGTTAGAGCTCTGTATGTGCTCATATCTATTGTCACTGTTCTGATTGGATTTTATGATCTATATAAAAATGTCCCTGTTCTCAAGGCTACTGCATCTCGTATTTGCGGGCCACTTTTAGATTGGATTGATACGTGGGAGATGGTATCAAGAATCAAGTACTTGGGTACAATGTTATTTTTGCAAAATTCGCAGAAGGCTATTGAGTGGTTGTTGACGACTTCTCGAACTATTAGAACTTTCTTCCGTGTTCTTACACAGCCAGTGGCAGGACCTATTGTGGTGTTGTGGGAGCTTCTTGTTCCTTTCTGGGATACATTTATACAGATAGCAGAGAACTTCGGCACCATCATATGGATTGCGGTGGAGTCTTCTTTTGGTTTGCTCGAGAACCTTGCTGAGACTGTATTGTTGCCCCTCTGGTTTGTTCTGTCACTTTTATGGAACATTG TGGCTTCCCTTTTGTACCCTGTATTCTGGATCATTTGGGAAATACTCTACGCTCCGCTTCGCCTTGTTCTTGGGATATGTAATCTTATAGTGTTTATTTCTAGCAATGTTTATGATCTGATTGGAGATATCTGGTTCTTTATCAGTAGCATCTTCCAGTTGGCTTCAGCTGCTGATGCTACAGTGAATACAGAGGTTTCCTTGTGGCGCACTCTGTGGAATGACCTTTTTTCTCAG GTCTTTCGGGCTGTTCGGAGCATTTTGAATGGTTTTGTTGCATTCTTCACAGCCTGCAATCGTCACCGTTTAAG CATCTATAATCATGTGCTCGAGTTAATTCAAAGACTATCTCAACGACGGCACAGATTTCAGCCGACTGATGATGAACAGAGAGTACAAAAATCTGAATCTACGAATTT TGTAAAGGACAAGGGAAGAAGCCCTCACCGTACGAAGCAGAGATGA
- the LOC141711318 gene encoding clathrin coat assembly protein AP180-like, producing MPSKLKKAIGAVKDQTSISFAKVASSTNLEVAILKATTHENIPTDERYINEIVELVSSDKTYAKSCARAIGKRVGRTRNWIVALKSLMLVLRIFQDGDPYFPREVLHATRRGAKILSLTNFREDSNSSPRDYTAFVITFAFYLDERLDCFLTGKLQRRYTFKDGEISGQRKHRRNNDVIRDMKPPMLLDRITFWQRLLDRAIATSPTGAARTNRLILISLYAIVQESFDVYKDISDGLTLLLDNFFHLQYNLCVGAFEASVKASKQYEQLIEYYSYCQNLGVGRTSEYPTVQAISQELLGTLQEFLKDQSSFPAVPKSPQMLALPAPTTPNSSRHEFSTSRYSGGVSGTSLEELMNATDTVTRQGISIDLEAYDDHTPRDETLRTSDAGSTHSLPALNAMADLLSLDDWPEQTQEAVSEQHQSQLSSASGWDLVLAEAMQQPSHQLDPNESNTFNAAPQQEQKGQESSSVNNWELVLAETRTQPIQQTQDVNFSLDSLYNQSAVLPSEYTTTPEYQTLSLLEPEKPNTFDPFSETEQVNGEEMSSGQGWELALAGTATQPSQQQLDFTSIDDLYNQPATTSTMTYNPFLEESGELAIVPSVADPTTTSTSPANFEPGLQTNDAILAAPTFQATPAYTMPTFQAATPTFSAQNPNENDPFSDLATEQMFNGSINLHEQQTWLQQQTRS from the coding sequence ATGCCGAGCAAGCTGAAGAAGGCCATTGGAGCAGTAAAGGATCAAACCAGCATTAGTTTTGCAAAGGTTGCTAGCAGCACAAACCTTGAGGTTGCAATTCTGAAAGCCACTACACATGAGAATATCCCAACAGATGAACGTTACATTAATGAAATTGTCGAGCTCGTATCTTCAGACAAGACTTATGCAAAATCATGTGCCAGAGCTATAGGCAAGAGAGTGGGGCGCACAAGAAACTGGATTGTTGCACTGAAATCACTGATGCTTGTTCTTCGGATATTTCAAGATGGTGATCCTTATTTTCCTAGAGAAGTCCTCCATGCAACGAGACGAGGTGCCAAAATACTCAGCCTTACTAACTTTCGTGAAGACTCCAACTCAAGCCCGAGAGATTATACTGCATTTGTCATTACGTTTGCTTTTTATCTGGATGAGAGGTTGGACTGCTTTCTCACGGGAAAGCTCCAGAGACGATACACGTTTAAAGATGGAGAAATAAGTGGTCAGAGGAAACATCGAAGAAATAATGATGTCATTCGTGATATGAAACCCCCAATGCTGCTTGACAGGATCACATTCTGGCAGCGATTGCTTGACAGAGCAATTGCTACGAGTCCAACTGGTGCTGCCAGGACAAACCGATTGATCTTAATATCTCTATACGCGATTGTACAAGAGAGTTTTGATGTTTACAAAGACATCTCCGATGGCCTCACTCTTCTTCTGGACAATTTCTTTCATTTGCAGTACAATTTATGCGTTGGTGCTTTTGAAGCTTCTGTTAAGGCCTCCAAACAATATGAACAACTTATCGAATACTATTCTTATTGTCAGAATTTAGGCGTAGGTAGAACATCTGAGTACCCTACCGTTCAAGCAATATCTCAGGAGCTACTTGGAACATTACAAGAATTCTTGAAAGACCAATCGTCTTTTCCAGCAGTTCCAAAGTCTCCACAAATGCTAGCTCTCCCAGCACCAACAACGCCAAACTCATCAAGACACGAATTTTCCACGAGTAGATATTCTGGAGGAGTTTCCGGTACATCATTAGAGGAACTAATGAATGCTACAGATACAGTAACAAGACAGGGGATTTCGATAGACTTGGAGGCTTATGATGATCACACTCCACGAGACGAGACACTAAGAACAAGTGATGCAGGTTCAACTCATTCACTACCTGCATTAAATGCAATGGCGGATTTACTATCCTTAGATGATTGGCCTGAGCAAACACAAGAAGCAGTATCAGAGCAACACCAATCACAACTGAGTTCAGCTTCTGGTTGGGATCTTGTGCTTGCAGAAGCCATGCAACAACCATCACATCAGCTGGATCCTAATGAATCAAACACCTTTAACGCAGCTCCTCAACAAGAACAAAAAGGGCAAGAGTCAAGTTCAGTAAATAACTGGGAGCTTGTGCTGGCAGAAACAAGGACACAACCTATACAACAAACACAAGATGTAAATTTTTCACTGGATAGTTTGTATAATCAGTCTGCAGTATTGCCATCAGAATATACCACCACCCCAGAATATCAGACATTATCACTGTTAGAGCCTGAGAAACCAAACACCTTTGATCCGTTTTCGGAAACTGAACAAGTAAATGGGGAAGAAATGAGTTCAGGACAGGGTTGGGAGCTGGCGCTAGCAGGCACTGCAACACAACCATCACAGCAACAGCTAGATTTCACATCCATAGACGATTTGTATAATCAACCAGCAACAACTTCAACAATGACTTACAATCCATTTTTGGAGGAATCAGGGGAATTAGCTATTGTACCTAGTGTTGCAGATCCAACTACAACTAGTACCAGTCCAGCAAATTTTGAGCCAGGTTTACAGACCAATGACGCCATTTTAGCAGCGCCTACGTTTCAAGCAACTCCAGCATATACAATGCCTACATTTCAAGCAGCAACACCAACATTTTCTGCGCAGAATCCAAACGAGAATGACCCTTTCTCTGATCTAGCCACTGAACAAATGTTCAACGGGTCCATCAATTTGCATGAACAACAGACGTGGTTGCAGCAACAAACGAGATCATAG
- the LOC141710487 gene encoding uncharacterized protein LOC141710487, with amino-acid sequence MLNAFKAYKACVPIAWSPNLYITLVRGIPGTRRLHRRTLEALRLRKCNRTVMRWNTPTVRGMLQQVKRLVVIETEEMFKARKQKDADHRAIRAPLVVNHFPTSASGSSEQSM; translated from the exons ATGCTGAATGCTTTCAAGGCTTATAAAGCTTGTGTCCCAATTGCATGGAGTCCGAACCTATACATAACTTTGGTCAGGGGAATCCCAGGAACCAGGCGGCTGCATAGACGTACTTTAGAAGCATTACGTTTAAGGAAGTGCAATCGCACGGTCATGCGATGGAATACTCCTACTGTTCGAGGAATGCTTCAACAG GTTAAGAGGCTGGTTGTGATCGAGACAGAAGAAATGTTTAAAGCTCGGAAACAAAAGGATGCAGACCATCGGGCTATACGAGCACCACTTGTTGTAAATCACTTCCCTACCTCCGCAAGTGGTTCTTCCGAGCAATCCATGTAA